The Thermococcus celericrescens genomic sequence GCTCCCACATAGTCAGCGAGATAGAGAGGATGTGCAACCACGTCGGCCTGATCAAGGACGGCCAGCTCATCGAACAGGGGCGCGTTAGAGACCTGGTGAATGTTGAGGGGACAGATTACGACGTTGTTGTCTCGGACAACGGGAAGCTCCTTGAGTTCCTGAAGGATAAGGTCTACGTAAGGGAAGCCTGGGAAGAGGAGGGAATCCTCCGAGTGAAGCTCGACGAGAGGTTCGCGGAGCGGTTCTTCTTTGAGCTACCTGCCTTTCTGGCCAAAGAGGGACTCGCTCTCAAGCTCTTCAAGTCCCACACGAGTCCGCTGGAGAGGATCCTGATGAAACGCTTCAACGTGGGGTGGAAGGAATGAGCGATAACGGCATGAAGCCCTTCCAGAGCGCCCTCTGGGTGGTCTTTGAGAGCGAGTTTAGGAGATTGATCCGCTCAAGGAAGCTCAAGGTCCTCTTCCTCATCACGTTCTTTCCTGCGTTCATATACCTTCTCAGCCCAAACGCATCGGGAACCGGCATTGATGCTATGCTCAAGGCGTTTCAGGCTCTCATGCTCGATCTGGTCCCCAACTACTGGCTGGGTATAATCGGCCAGCTCATCGCGATAATCCTCATGAGCGACCTCCTCGCGGGTGAGATAGACCGGGGAACGATAAGGGTACTGCTTGCGAGGCCGGTGAGGCTCAGCGAGGTTGTAGCCGCGAAGTTTTTCGCTGGACTCGGCGCCCTTGCGATTCTCTTTGGAGTTCCCTACACCGTTATCTGGCTCTACAACCCCCTCGTTTACGATACCGGTGCGAACGGACTCTGGAAAGGCCTGCCCGACTTTCTCCTTGCCCTGGGAGCGACGCTCCTCGTTCTGGCCGCCCTCGGCGCCCTGGCGATGCTGGTTTCAGTCATCATAACGCGCCCGCTCTACGCCTCGCTGGCGACCTTTGGGATAGTCTTTCTCCTTCAGTTCCTCCTGCCCCAGATTCCCTACGTCAAAAACCCGGAGCGCTACACCCTCGGCTACCAGACGGTGGTTCTGCTTAAAGCTGGCTTTGATAAGGTTGACCTCGGCGCCTTCGTCGGGAACTCCGCCTACACCACCGTTTTCTTCGGCGCCGTTGGGGCCATCTTCCTGGCCGTTGCCTGGGCGGTGCTCGTAGGCCGCGACTTCCCCGACTGATGGATAATTTATCCGATGTCAAGCACAACCTTTAGTTATGTAAAAGCTTTTTATAGGCCGGCGCCTAAATAGGGGCAGGTGGTAGGCATGACTTTCGATAAGAAGAAGCTCGCGAAGATTGGGGAGGAGGAAAAGCGCTGGGAGGAAACGACCGTCAAAAAGTTCATCGAGAAGAGGCCCGAGAGAAAGGAGAAGTTCATGACCGACGACGGTTTTGAAATAAAGCGCACCTACACTCCCGCTGACCTCGGTGAGGAATGGGACTACATGGAAAAGCTCGGCTTCCCGGGCGAATATCCCTTCACCCGCGGAGTTTACGCCACCATGTACCGCGGCAGGTTCTGGACGATGAGGCAGTACGCAGGTTTCGGAACCGCTGAGGAGTCAAACAGGCGCTACAAATACCTGCTCGCTCAGGGGCAGACCGGTCTGAGCGTCGCCTTTGACCTTCCCACCCAGATAGGCTACGACTCCGACCACCCGATGAGCGAGGGTGAGGTCGGGAAGGTCGGCGTCGCCATAGACTCCCTCTGGGACATGCGCGTCCTCTTCGACGGAATCCCGCTCGACAAGGTCTCAACCTCGATGACCATCAACTCTACAGCGGCCAACCTTCTCGCCATGTACATCCTCGTTGCGGAGGAGCAGGGAGTTCAGCCGAACCAGCTTCGCGGAACGGTCCAGAACGACATCCTGAAGGAGTACATAGCGAGGGGAACCTACATCTTCCCGCCCCAGCCGAGCATGAGGCTCACGACCGACATCATAATGTACTGCGCCGAGAACGTCCCCAAGTGGAACCCAATCTCGATAAGCGGCTATCACATCCGCGAGGCCGGAGCCAACGCCGTCCAGGAAGTTGCCTTCACCCTCGCGGACGGTATCGAGTACGTCAAAGCTGTCATAGACAGGGGTATGGATGTGGACAAGTTCGCCGGAAGGCTGAGCTTCTTCTTCAACGCCCACAACAACTTCTTGGAAGAGATCGCCAAGTTCAGGGCCGCGAGAAGGCTCTGGGCCTACATAATGAAGGAGTGGTTCAACGCCAAGAACCCGCGCTCAATGCTCCTGCGCTTCCACACCCAGACGGCCGGTTCAACGCTCACCGCCCAGCAGCCGGAGAACAACATAGTCAGGGTCGCAATACAGGCTCTCGCGGCTGTCCTCGGCGGAACTCAGTCCCTGCACACCAACTCCTACGACGAGGCTCTGAGCCTTCCGACCGAGAAGAGCGTCAGGATAGCTCTGAGGACGCAACAGATCATCGCCTACGAGAGCGGAGTGGTCGACACCATCGACCCGCTCGGAGGCAGCTACTACATCGAGTGGCTCACCGATCACATCTACGAGGAGGCCCTTAAGTACATAGAGAAGATAGAGAAGATGGGCGGCATGATGAGGGCCATTGAGAGGGGATACATCCAGAAGGAGATCGCCGAGAGCGCCTACAAGTACCAGAGGGAGGTCGAGGAGAAGAAGCGCATCGTTGTTGGCGTCAACGAGTTCGTAGTTGACGAGCCTCTGGATGTGGAGATACTCAAGGTTGACCCGAGCATCAGGGAGAAGCAGATCGAGAGGCTCAGGAAGCTCCGCTCCGAGCGCGATAACAAGAAGGTCGAGGAGGCCCTCGACAGGCTCAGGAAGGCTGCCGAAACCGAAGACGAGAACCTAATGCCCTACATCATCGAGGCCCACAGGCACCTTGCGACACTCGGCGAGGTCACCGACGTCCTGAGGGAGGTCTGGGGCGAGTACAGGGCTCCTCTGATATTCTGAGCTTCGTCTCTTTCTTTCAATCAAGTGTCTTGCTAGGTTTTCATTTCTATCGAGTAAAACTTATAAATTTATCATTGGATTTTTTTCTCGGTGATGTGAGTGAGAAGAACTGTTGGACTGATTATTTCGATCTTAATAGTGGGATTAGTTCTACAGCCTGCACTCGCTACCAAGGATGCGATTCAGCAGACAACCGCGGGAATAAGGGTGTATGAAATCGAGATTTATGGGGTCCCAGTGAAGCTCGTTATAGCCGATAACTCCAGTTTGAACACACCGGAGGAAGTTAAGGCATTTATTGAGAGTCATATTTCTCCTGAAGAGTTCGTGGACGGTTCTGCCATTAACGTTAAATCTGCCACATCCACGCAGGGTTTGGCACATTCAACTTGGTCAAACGAACATCCATTACTGCTTTCGATGAAATCAATGGGAACCGCGATGTCCACGGGTACTAGTGTGTTCGTCCCATCGGCTATGGCTATCATGTTCATTCCAGTTTTTGTAGTAGGTGAATGGGTTTTAACCGCACTTTATGCACTCCTTGCAATGGTGGTAGTAATGTTTTCCATCGAAGTTGCCGAGGCCATTTACGAATACAGTGATGAAATTCGTGAAAAGCTCGATAGCGCTTACCAGTACTTCTACAACTACATAGAAGAGAGAAAGAAAGATGAAAAGACAATTCACATATACGAAAAGGACTTTTATGGTGGTCTTCCTAAAAGAATCTACGTAAAGGAATTCGTTCATAAAAAAGACAAGGATTTTAAAGTTACCGTCGGGGAACTGATTGGGGTAATTCTCATTGTTCCATCAGGTAAGCTTGCTCTTAACGCTACTGTAAAGAATTTAAAGGAAGGTAACTGGGAGCTGGCGGCTTTAAAGGGAATCCGGTTCATTATTGGAGCAACAGGTGAGGCAGTGTCATACCTCGCAATGGAAAGGGTGTATAATGCCAAGGATATAACCCTACCTAAAAAGCCCAATGAGAAAGGACCCGATTTTCCTTATGTGGATATTCCGGATATTTCTTTGACAAAATGGGAGGCAAAGGGAACCACAGTTTTTAGGGTTACCTCATTGATACGGGAGGGATACTACCGTAATCTGGAAGGCCAGCCGGGCATAGTCTCTGTCTACCGGATGTATAAGTCAAACCTTTACGTGGCGTTTATCTACGGAAGCGCTTCATAGGGGGGAATTGCAGTGAATCTTCCCTCAATTGTGCTAAACTACATCTCCACAAGGAATACCTGGAAAGATGTTAAGAGCGGAATAAGTATAACTAAAAAAGAACCATTGTCCCCAGAAGATGTTATGGAGCAGTTAAAAGAGAGACTTCCACAAGTACTTTCTAATTTCTCATGGGGAGTTATTGGATTTTTCGGGAGCGATGAAACTACCCTCAGGAATGAACTTGGGCTCATTATATCCTTGGGAACCTCTGATAGGGAAGTACTCCTTAGAGAAGCATGTTTATACATTGAGGAAATACTGGACTATTCAAAACTTCAAGATGTTAACGTTTTGGACGTTTTAAAAAATCATCCTGATGTCTATAACAAATTTAAAATTGCAAGAATACTATGTGACATTCATTCTAAAATCTCCAACGATTCCCCGATACCTGAGGAAGAAGTATTAGAACTCTGTAAGTCAATATTGGCAGAAACTCAGGAGGATATTTTTTACCAGATCCTCGTCAGAATTAAATGTTACCTCGAATCTCACAACTTTGAGGTTCCCGAGGAACTCATAAAGGCTCTGGAGAGTTTTCCCAGGCCTAAGAAGGTTGATTACTGGGGAGAGTATCAGAAAACGCTGAAAGACTTCGATGAAAAGGGTAGGGAATTCCACGAGAAGGCGAAAAAAGAATGGGAGTTAGTGAAGAGCGGAAAAGCCGAAGATCCAATAGGCTCTATCCAGAACATCATGTGGAACCTGAGTGAGGCTGTGGTTTACAACTTTGCCCTTCGTCGGTTCAAACTTGTGAAGGAAGCCTACGAAATTTTCCTCCAGACCTACGAATTTGCAAGAGAAAACAACCTGTTTAAGACGAAGCTCAGCGAGGATACCTGGCTTGGAAAGCTCAAACGTGTGAACCTCAAGTGGGGCAACGATATAAGGTGGTACGAAGACTATCGGGTTATCACTAACAGGATAATCCGGCTGACGAGAATAGCCGAGTTCATGATGTGGAATCGCAGAATTCCGGAGTTCCCGTATGCCAACCCATACATTAACCTGGGGGGAGACTACGAGCATAATGACTCTTCACTAT encodes the following:
- a CDS encoding ABC transporter permease translates to MSDNGMKPFQSALWVVFESEFRRLIRSRKLKVLFLITFFPAFIYLLSPNASGTGIDAMLKAFQALMLDLVPNYWLGIIGQLIAIILMSDLLAGEIDRGTIRVLLARPVRLSEVVAAKFFAGLGALAILFGVPYTVIWLYNPLVYDTGANGLWKGLPDFLLALGATLLVLAALGALAMLVSVIITRPLYASLATFGIVFLLQFLLPQIPYVKNPERYTLGYQTVVLLKAGFDKVDLGAFVGNSAYTTVFFGAVGAIFLAVAWAVLVGRDFPD
- a CDS encoding acyl-CoA mutase large subunit family protein, with the protein product MTFDKKKLAKIGEEEKRWEETTVKKFIEKRPERKEKFMTDDGFEIKRTYTPADLGEEWDYMEKLGFPGEYPFTRGVYATMYRGRFWTMRQYAGFGTAEESNRRYKYLLAQGQTGLSVAFDLPTQIGYDSDHPMSEGEVGKVGVAIDSLWDMRVLFDGIPLDKVSTSMTINSTAANLLAMYILVAEEQGVQPNQLRGTVQNDILKEYIARGTYIFPPQPSMRLTTDIIMYCAENVPKWNPISISGYHIREAGANAVQEVAFTLADGIEYVKAVIDRGMDVDKFAGRLSFFFNAHNNFLEEIAKFRAARRLWAYIMKEWFNAKNPRSMLLRFHTQTAGSTLTAQQPENNIVRVAIQALAAVLGGTQSLHTNSYDEALSLPTEKSVRIALRTQQIIAYESGVVDTIDPLGGSYYIEWLTDHIYEEALKYIEKIEKMGGMMRAIERGYIQKEIAESAYKYQREVEEKKRIVVGVNEFVVDEPLDVEILKVDPSIREKQIERLRKLRSERDNKKVEEALDRLRKAAETEDENLMPYIIEAHRHLATLGEVTDVLREVWGEYRAPLIF